A window of Parasynechococcus marenigrum WH 8102 contains these coding sequences:
- a CDS encoding trypsin-like peptidase domain-containing protein codes for MLLIGVQPAVAVEHSFVADAVKKVAPAVVRIDTERTVERQPFDPTLIDPLLRDLLGDQPVGQERERGQGSGVVIDPDGLVLTNAHVVDRVETVSVTLADGDQLDGRVVGTDPVTDLALVRLDTSALPPQAPLGDSEAMQVGDWAIALGTPYGLERTVTLGIVSSLHRNINSLGFSDKRLDLIQTDAAINPGNSGGPLVNGDGEVIGINTLVRSGPGAGLGFAIPINLARRVADQLLQDGEVVHPYIGLQLVGLTARIAREHNRDPNALVQLPERNGALVQSVLPDGPSDKAGLRRGDLVIAVDELPVEDPQALLEVIDAARVGSPLPLKLLRNGREISLSVKPAPLPGLA; via the coding sequence ATGCTGTTGATCGGCGTTCAACCGGCTGTGGCAGTGGAGCACAGCTTTGTGGCCGATGCCGTTAAAAAAGTTGCCCCAGCTGTCGTGCGGATCGACACCGAACGCACAGTGGAGCGGCAACCTTTTGATCCGACCCTGATCGACCCGTTGCTGCGCGATCTGCTCGGCGATCAGCCGGTTGGTCAGGAGCGCGAGCGAGGGCAGGGTTCCGGCGTGGTGATCGATCCCGATGGCCTGGTGCTGACCAATGCCCACGTGGTGGATCGGGTGGAAACCGTGAGCGTCACGCTGGCGGATGGTGACCAGCTGGATGGGCGTGTGGTGGGCACGGATCCTGTGACCGACCTCGCCCTGGTTCGCCTCGACACAAGCGCTCTGCCACCGCAGGCGCCCCTCGGAGACTCCGAAGCGATGCAGGTGGGCGACTGGGCCATTGCCCTCGGCACTCCCTACGGCCTGGAACGCACAGTGACCTTGGGCATCGTCAGCAGCCTGCACCGCAATATCAACAGTCTCGGCTTCTCCGACAAACGGCTTGATCTGATCCAGACAGATGCCGCTATTAACCCAGGCAATTCCGGCGGACCGTTGGTGAATGGTGACGGCGAGGTGATCGGTATCAACACACTGGTGCGCTCAGGCCCCGGCGCTGGTCTCGGCTTTGCGATCCCGATCAACCTGGCGCGTCGGGTCGCTGATCAGCTGCTTCAGGATGGTGAGGTGGTGCATCCCTACATCGGACTGCAGCTGGTGGGACTGACCGCTCGCATTGCCCGTGAGCACAACCGCGATCCCAACGCCCTGGTTCAACTTCCCGAACGCAATGGTGCCCTTGTTCAGAGCGTCCTGCCGGACGGACCCTCCGACAAAGCGGGCCTGCGTCGCGGTGATCTGGTGATTGCTGTTGATGAACTGCCCGTCGAGGATCCTCAGGCCTTGCTGGAGGTCATCGATGCGGCCCGGGTTGGCAGCCCCCTCCCCTTGAAACTGCTGCGCAATGGCCGCGAGATCAGTCTGTCAGTGAAGCCGGCCCCCTTACCGGGTCTGGCCTGA
- a CDS encoding transporter substrate-binding domain-containing protein: MRVGAVCALRALALLSACTGQPESSKTSAEEPAAAELKAVIFEDVKPLFSKTDAGYEGFGVDVLEQVRMQSGRSEVTYQVASSITDGIDAVATGKADIACGVAFTWGRASQLSYSLPFGVGGTRLLT; this comes from the coding sequence ATGCGCGTTGGCGCCGTCTGTGCTTTAAGAGCTCTAGCCCTCCTTTCAGCCTGCACCGGACAACCCGAATCATCCAAGACATCCGCTGAAGAGCCCGCCGCAGCAGAGCTCAAAGCGGTGATTTTCGAAGACGTCAAGCCCCTGTTCAGCAAAACCGATGCCGGTTACGAAGGCTTCGGCGTTGACGTGCTCGAGCAGGTCCGCATGCAATCCGGTCGCTCCGAAGTCACCTATCAGGTGGCTTCATCCATAACGGACGGTATCGATGCGGTGGCAACCGGAAAAGCAGATATCGCCTGCGGTGTGGCATTCACCTGGGGGCGTGCCTCCCAATTGAGCTACAGCCTCCCCTTTGGTGTTGGAGGAACCCGGTTGTTGACCTGA
- the hisD gene encoding histidinol dehydrogenase, translating to MSESRSLAFPLRCVRDRQQAEAELQRLTRRTQTSQQKDVQGRVDVILKAVRERGDAAVCDFTERFDGFRPDPVAVPKHQLEQAWKALPENLRDALELAHRRISEFHQRQRPEDIRMEGAHGEQLGRRWRPVQRAGLYVPGGRAAYPSTVLMNAVPARVAGVEQVVICSPAGSNGQVNPVVLAAAHLAGVHTVMRIGGAQAIAAMAFGTESVPKVDVISGPGNIYVTLAKQAVYGQVGIDSLAGPSEVLVIADQSAQPEQVAADLLAQAEHDPLASSVLITTSHQLADGISSAIAQQLEDHPRREICEASLRDWGLVVVCDDLETCAQLSDSFAPEHLELLVERPEALADRIQHAGAIFLGPWSPEAVGDYLAGPNHTLPTCAAARFSGALSVETFMRHTSMIQFNRAALDATASAVCELAESEGLHSHAESVRKRLS from the coding sequence TTGTCCGAGAGCCGATCTCTGGCCTTCCCTCTGCGCTGCGTCCGGGATCGACAGCAGGCTGAGGCTGAGTTGCAACGGTTAACGCGCCGGACCCAGACCAGCCAACAAAAGGATGTTCAGGGCCGGGTCGACGTCATTCTCAAGGCGGTTCGTGAACGGGGCGATGCTGCCGTGTGCGACTTCACGGAACGCTTCGACGGATTCCGGCCCGATCCAGTCGCGGTCCCCAAACACCAGCTCGAACAAGCCTGGAAGGCCCTGCCGGAGAACCTGCGCGATGCGCTGGAACTGGCCCATCGCCGCATCAGCGAGTTTCACCAGCGGCAGCGTCCGGAGGACATCCGGATGGAAGGGGCTCACGGCGAGCAGTTGGGACGGCGCTGGCGACCGGTGCAGCGGGCAGGTCTCTACGTGCCCGGTGGACGGGCTGCTTACCCCAGCACCGTTCTGATGAATGCTGTCCCGGCCCGTGTGGCGGGCGTTGAACAGGTTGTGATCTGCTCCCCCGCCGGGTCCAATGGTCAAGTGAATCCCGTCGTGCTCGCAGCCGCGCATCTGGCCGGCGTTCACACGGTGATGCGCATCGGTGGCGCTCAGGCCATTGCTGCGATGGCTTTCGGCACTGAAAGCGTTCCCAAGGTGGACGTGATCAGCGGCCCGGGCAACATCTACGTCACCCTGGCCAAGCAGGCGGTCTACGGCCAGGTGGGCATCGATTCGCTGGCTGGTCCCAGCGAAGTTCTCGTAATCGCTGACCAGAGCGCCCAACCGGAGCAGGTGGCGGCCGATCTGCTAGCTCAGGCGGAGCATGATCCCCTTGCCTCCTCCGTGCTGATCACCACCTCACACCAGCTCGCTGATGGGATCAGCAGCGCTATCGCACAACAGCTGGAGGATCATCCCCGCCGCGAGATCTGCGAAGCCTCGCTTCGAGATTGGGGGTTGGTGGTGGTCTGTGACGACCTCGAGACCTGCGCCCAGCTCAGTGACAGCTTTGCTCCCGAGCACCTGGAGCTGCTGGTTGAGCGTCCGGAGGCCCTGGCCGATCGGATCCAACATGCCGGAGCCATCTTTCTGGGCCCCTGGTCACCGGAGGCCGTTGGCGATTACCTGGCTGGGCCAAACCACACGTTGCCCACATGCGCCGCGGCCCGGTTCAGCGGTGCCCTCAGCGTGGAGACGTTCATGCGCCACACCTCGATGATCCAGTTCAACCGTGCAGCTCTGGATGCCACCGCCTCAGCGGTGTGTGAACTGGCGGAAAGCGAAGGACTGCACAGCCATGCGGAGTCCGTCCGCAAGCGGCTCAGCTGA
- a CDS encoding TatD family hydrolase produces the protein MSSIPTLIDSHCHIVFRNFDDDLDEVASRWREAGVKALLHACVEPSEIPAIRALADRFPEMRYSVGVHPLDTEHWRDDTIAVLRRAALADKRVVAIGELGLDLFRDKNLEEQLQVLRPQLDLAVELDLPVIIHCRDAAEPMLNELRARVPEGLCPRGVMHCWGGTPDEMDGFLELGLYISFSGTVTFPKAVPTHDCARQVPEDRFLVETDCPFLAPVPRRGKRNEPAFVASVANRVAELRGVDLDTVAASSTSNARRLFGLP, from the coding sequence GTGTCGTCCATTCCAACGTTGATTGACAGTCACTGTCACATCGTTTTTAGAAACTTCGACGACGACCTCGATGAGGTGGCCTCCCGCTGGCGGGAAGCAGGGGTCAAGGCCCTGTTGCATGCCTGCGTGGAGCCGTCCGAAATTCCTGCGATCCGGGCCCTGGCTGATCGCTTTCCTGAGATGCGCTACTCCGTGGGGGTTCATCCCTTGGATACGGAGCACTGGCGAGACGACACGATTGCGGTGCTGAGACGGGCGGCGCTGGCAGACAAGCGGGTCGTTGCCATTGGCGAACTGGGGCTCGATCTGTTCCGTGACAAGAACCTCGAGGAACAATTGCAGGTGCTCCGTCCGCAGCTGGACCTGGCGGTGGAGTTGGATCTGCCGGTGATTATTCATTGCCGTGATGCCGCTGAGCCGATGCTCAACGAGCTGCGTGCCCGCGTTCCCGAAGGCCTATGCCCACGTGGGGTCATGCACTGCTGGGGCGGGACGCCCGACGAAATGGACGGCTTCCTGGAGCTCGGGTTGTACATCAGCTTCAGTGGCACAGTCACTTTCCCGAAGGCAGTCCCCACCCATGACTGCGCGCGTCAGGTGCCTGAGGATCGCTTTCTGGTGGAAACGGATTGCCCATTCCTGGCGCCGGTGCCCCGGCGGGGTAAACGCAACGAACCGGCTTTTGTGGCGTCGGTGGCCAACCGGGTAGCTGAACTCCGCGGCGTCGATCTCGACACGGTTGCGGCCAGCAGCACCTCCAACGCCCGTCGTTTGTTCGGTCTTCCCTAA
- the rpiA gene encoding ribose-5-phosphate isomerase RpiA, producing the protein MADLQTQMKQAVADAAVEQIKDGMVLGLGSGSTAALMIKALGAKLASGELKDIVGVTTSFQGEVLAAELNIPLLSLNAVDRIDLAIDGADEVDPGFQLIKGGGACHVQEKLVAARADRFVVVVDSTKLVERLNLGFLLPVEVLPGAWRQVQQQLAALGGKAELRMAQRKAGPVVTDQGNLVLDVTMNGGISDPAALESTVNNIPGVLENGLFVDLVDEVLVGEITDGSAGVRSLEKRLS; encoded by the coding sequence ATGGCCGATCTCCAGACCCAGATGAAGCAAGCGGTGGCCGATGCCGCCGTCGAGCAGATCAAGGACGGCATGGTTCTGGGTCTCGGGTCCGGTTCCACGGCTGCCCTAATGATCAAAGCCCTCGGGGCAAAGCTGGCCAGTGGTGAGCTGAAGGACATCGTTGGTGTCACCACCTCCTTCCAAGGTGAGGTTCTTGCCGCTGAGCTCAACATTCCTCTGCTCAGCCTCAATGCGGTGGATCGCATCGATTTGGCCATTGATGGCGCCGATGAAGTGGATCCAGGCTTTCAACTGATCAAAGGCGGCGGTGCCTGTCACGTTCAGGAGAAGCTGGTGGCGGCTCGCGCCGATCGGTTCGTTGTGGTGGTGGATTCCACCAAGCTCGTGGAGCGGTTGAACCTGGGATTTCTGTTGCCGGTGGAAGTATTACCCGGTGCCTGGCGTCAGGTTCAGCAGCAGCTGGCAGCTCTCGGCGGCAAAGCCGAACTGCGCATGGCCCAGCGCAAAGCTGGTCCGGTGGTGACCGATCAGGGCAATCTCGTTCTCGATGTGACGATGAACGGAGGGATTTCCGATCCGGCGGCACTGGAATCAACGGTGAACAACATTCCCGGTGTTCTGGAGAACGGCCTGTTCGTTGATCTCGTTGATGAGGTGCTGGTTGGTGAGATCACCGATGGGTCTGCGGGGGTTCGCAGCCTGGAGAAGCGGCTCAGCTGA
- the rpsT gene encoding 30S ribosomal protein S20, protein MANNQAAKKRIEIAERNRLRNRTYKSALRTLMKRCFVACEAYSKEPGDAAKATVSASMNAAFSKIDKAVKVGVLHRNNGAHQKSRLSATVRQVLEPSS, encoded by the coding sequence GTGGCCAATAACCAAGCAGCGAAAAAGCGGATTGAGATCGCTGAACGCAACCGCCTTCGCAACCGCACCTACAAGTCCGCCCTGCGCACCCTGATGAAGCGTTGCTTCGTCGCCTGCGAGGCGTACAGCAAGGAACCCGGAGACGCAGCCAAGGCCACCGTCTCAGCCTCGATGAATGCTGCTTTCAGCAAGATCGACAAGGCCGTGAAGGTGGGTGTGCTGCATCGCAACAACGGCGCCCATCAAAAGTCTCGTCTCAGCGCTACGGTCCGCCAGGTTCTCGAGCCCTCCAGCTGA